From a single Sinorhizobium sp. RAC02 genomic region:
- a CDS encoding ferritin-like domain-containing protein, with the protein MVTLFGNESEFASLIKNLILLEHDAIAAYDCCIERLDDTRFKDQISSFKNDHTYHLQVLNRIAGEIGVEAPTEGDMKQYLTTGKLALVNIFGDKALLRAMKTNEDDTVSAYENAARHEDALPESKAFFLAACEDERRHRDWMETTVAADA; encoded by the coding sequence ATGGTTACGCTTTTCGGAAACGAATCAGAGTTCGCGTCGCTTATCAAGAATCTCATTCTTCTGGAGCACGATGCTATCGCCGCATACGACTGTTGCATCGAACGGCTGGACGACACCCGGTTCAAAGACCAGATCTCTAGCTTCAAAAACGATCATACGTATCATCTTCAGGTGCTCAATCGCATAGCGGGCGAAATCGGGGTCGAAGCTCCGACCGAAGGCGATATGAAGCAGTATCTCACGACCGGAAAGCTCGCCCTCGTCAACATTTTCGGGGACAAGGCTCTGCTGCGAGCCATGAAAACTAATGAAGACGACACCGTCTCCGCCTACGAAAATGCCGCTCGGCACGAGGATGCATTGCCCGAGTCAAAGGCCTTCTTTCTCGCGGCCTGTGAAGATGAAAGGCGTCATCGAGACTGGATGGAGACCACAGTCGCAGCAGATGCCTGA
- a CDS encoding YHYH domain-containing protein encodes MKVARLILALMLAVSLAPTAFAHSGGTDANGCHRDNKRGGSHCH; translated from the coding sequence ATGAAAGTAGCTCGACTTATTCTTGCTTTGATGTTGGCGGTGTCCCTTGCCCCAACTGCATTCGCACACAGCGGCGGCACCGACGCCAATGGGTGCCATCGGGACAACAAGCGCGGTGGCTCTCACTGTCACTGA
- a CDS encoding HNH endonuclease gives MRRRYRPEHRALYNHPAWQPLRKAVFLRDGYVCQWPGCGKPLIGKGNAPDAPVAHHKRDHKGDLKLFLDRENIMATCKECHDGAIQRATHRGYIAGHDENGRPIDPDHPWNRSTS, from the coding sequence GTGAGAAGGCGTTACAGGCCAGAGCACCGGGCGCTCTACAATCACCCGGCCTGGCAGCCGCTTCGCAAGGCGGTCTTTCTCCGTGATGGTTATGTCTGCCAATGGCCGGGGTGCGGCAAGCCGCTTATCGGCAAGGGCAATGCCCCAGATGCGCCAGTCGCCCACCACAAGCGGGATCACAAGGGTGACCTGAAGCTCTTCCTCGATCGCGAGAACATCATGGCGACCTGCAAGGAATGCCATGACGGCGCCATCCAGCGCGCCACGCATCGCGGTTACATTGCTGGCCACGACGAGAATGGCCGGCCGATTGATCCCGATCACCCTTGGAATAGGAGCACTTCATGA